Below is a genomic region from Microbacterium sp. KUDC0406.
CTGTACCAGTGCGAGCTGACCGGCGAGGGAGCGGGCACCGTGCCGGGTTGCACCGGCGTGCACGGACAGGGCACCAGCTCGGAAGCCGCGAAGGCCCAGCTGACCGAGGCGCAGCAGACCTACGACGCGCTGGCGGCCCAGCTGCGCACCGCGAACGCCGAGTTGGAGAGCGCCGGCACGGCGGCGAAGGGCGAGCTGTCGGCGTCGGAGTCGGCCAACCGCAAGCAGGCGAGGGCCGAGCTGCCCGCCGCGAAGCAGACCTACGAGACCGCGCTCGCCGCGTACAACGCGCGCGCCGACTCGGTGGCGCAGGGCAATGCCGGCGCGATCGGTCTGCTCAGCCAGATCAGCGGTCTGAACCGCCTCGGCGAGAAGGAGCCGACGATCTTCTGGGCGCACTGGCTGATCGCCGCGCTGTTCTTCATGATCGAGCTGCTGCCGGTCCTCGTGAAGGTGCTGACCAGCTTCGGTGATCCGTCGCTGTACGAGAAGACCGCGGCGATCCGCAAGCAGGTCGAGGAGGATCGCGTCGCGGCGGAGGGCTACCGCGATCGCGCCGCGATCGTGGCGACGGGTTCGCTCCCGCCGGCCGAGCCACCGGCACCGGCATCCCCGCCTTCTGACACGGGCGACGCGCCGACCGTGCCGCTCACCCGCGCCGACCTCCGCGAGGGCGCCCCGGTCTGACCGGGTGCCGGCGGGCCCGTGCACTCCGAGCGGCACTAGCGTTGATGCATGGTCAACTATCGCTATCTCGGCAACAGCGGATTCAAGGTCTCGGAGATCACTCTCGGCAACTGGGTGACCCACGCGTCGCAGGTCGGCGACGACGCCGCGATCGCTACCGTGCACGCCGCGCTGGATGCCGGCATCACCACCTTCGACACCGCTGACACCTACGCCAACACGGCTGCAGAGGTCGTGCTCGGCAAGGCTCTCGACGGGCAGCGCCGCGAGAGCCTCGAGATCTTCACGAAGGTGTACTTCCCGACCGGCCCGAAGGGGCCCAACGACACCGGCCTCAGCCGCAAGCACATCCGCGACTCGATCGAGGGATCGCTGCGCCGTCTCGGCGTCGAGTACGTCGACCTGTACCAGGCGCACCGCTACGACTACGAGACGCCGCTCGAGGAGACCATGCAGGCCTTCGCCGACGTCGTCCGTCAGGGCAAGGCGCTGTACATCGGGGTCTCGGAGTGGACCGCCGAGCAGCTCCGCGAGGGGCATGCGCTCGCCCGTGAGCTCGGCGTGCAGCTGATCTCGAACCAGCCGCAGTACTCGATGCTGCACCGCGTGATCGAGGGCAAGGTCGTTCCGGCATCCGAAGAGCTGGGCATCTCGCAGATCGTCTGGTCGCCGATGGCGCAGGGCGTGCTGAGCGGCAAGTACCTGCCCGGTCAGCCGGTTCCGGAGGGATCGCGCGCGACCGACGAGCACTCTGGAGCGCACTTCATCCAGCGCTTCCTGCAGGACGACATCCTCACCGCCGTGCAGAAGCTGAAGCCGATCGCCGAGCAGGCCGGCCTGACGATGCCGCAGCTCGCGATCGCGTGGGTGCTGCAGAACCAGAACATCGCCGCCGCACTCGTGGGCGCTTCGCGCCCGGAACAGCTCGCCGACACGGTGAAGGCGAGCGGCGTGACGCTGGATGCCGACACTCTCGCCGCCATCGACACCGCCCTGGCGGGCGTCGTGAACGACGACCCGGACGACACCTACACGGTTTCGCCGAAGGAGCGCCTGGTCTGAGGCATCCGTCTCCCCGCGACGGCATCGCGGGGAGACGACAGACTTTCATCGCGTCGAAGGTGGATCATAGGGTTCGCACAGGCTGGCCGGACGGAATGGATTCAGACCACGAATCCGACCTCAGGAGCAGCTCATGCCCACGCTCGTCATGATCGCCGCAGACATCGTCGCGATCGCTCTTCTCGCCTTCGGCATCTACTTTCGCCGGCACCGCCGCGACCTGATCGTCGCGTTCCTCGGTGTGAACATCGGCGTGCTGGCGGTATCGGTCATCCTGGTGAACGCCTCGGTCGCGCTGGGCCTCGGGCTCGGTCTGTTCGGCGTGCTGTCGATCATCCGGCTGCGCTCCTCGGAGATCTCGCAGCGCGAGGTCGCGTACTACTTCGCCTCCCTCGCCCTGGGCCTGATCGCCGGACTGAGCACCAGCGTCTCGCCGATCGCGCTCGCCCTGATGGCGCTGATCGTCATCACCATGTATATCGCCGATCATCCGGGGATGATGCGC
It encodes:
- a CDS encoding DUF4956 domain-containing protein; translation: MPTLVMIAADIVAIALLAFGIYFRRHRRDLIVAFLGVNIGVLAVSVILVNASVALGLGLGLFGVLSIIRLRSSEISQREVAYYFASLALGLIAGLSTSVSPIALALMALIVITMYIADHPGMMRRSRHITMNIDRAITDENELRQHLEGLLGGRVTQVTVQHLDLVNDTTQVDVRFQADVVAQARTRMPEMTR
- a CDS encoding aldo/keto reductase family protein, whose translation is MVNYRYLGNSGFKVSEITLGNWVTHASQVGDDAAIATVHAALDAGITTFDTADTYANTAAEVVLGKALDGQRRESLEIFTKVYFPTGPKGPNDTGLSRKHIRDSIEGSLRRLGVEYVDLYQAHRYDYETPLEETMQAFADVVRQGKALYIGVSEWTAEQLREGHALARELGVQLISNQPQYSMLHRVIEGKVVPASEELGISQIVWSPMAQGVLSGKYLPGQPVPEGSRATDEHSGAHFIQRFLQDDILTAVQKLKPIAEQAGLTMPQLAIAWVLQNQNIAAALVGASRPEQLADTVKASGVTLDADTLAAIDTALAGVVNDDPDDTYTVSPKERLV
- a CDS encoding DUF4407 domain-containing protein produces the protein MTGVQVVAWLAVPLAIVWAAIIFNLDRFLTSTMTATRNVWKLIGLAIPRVLMAALIGFVVAEPVVLQVFHNDIAREVASTNITQAQSDQDALEKGPEKKALDAATKRVSDLENQAATGIVAGTSSSSASESAAQGTVDDLTKKMADQQKTIDGARALYQCELTGEGAGTVPGCTGVHGQGTSSEAAKAQLTEAQQTYDALAAQLRTANAELESAGTAAKGELSASESANRKQARAELPAAKQTYETALAAYNARADSVAQGNAGAIGLLSQISGLNRLGEKEPTIFWAHWLIAALFFMIELLPVLVKVLTSFGDPSLYEKTAAIRKQVEEDRVAAEGYRDRAAIVATGSLPPAEPPAPASPPSDTGDAPTVPLTRADLREGAPV